The following coding sequences lie in one Arachis ipaensis cultivar K30076 chromosome B05, Araip1.1, whole genome shotgun sequence genomic window:
- the LOC107642398 gene encoding putative disease resistance protein RGA4 isoform X5 codes for MCIAFSPTSELSFVLAFQMAESLLQMVIENLQAFVQDELATLWGVHSQIQELSGNLAAIHAVLQDAEEKQIRERAVKLWLQKLSDAAHVLDDILDECSIESNRLHSEQCLTRLDPVTIMFRRDIGKRMKEMVDRFRQIDEERRRFELRGRVPERQQEDEAWRQTCSGITEHNIYGREQDTENIVEFLSRSADSSNNLSVYPIVGMGGLGKTTLVRWVYNDKKVIEHFDLRIWVCVSTEFNTMRILESIVESISGHNPNLSTLEALKNKVQEILLGKRYLLVLDDMWSTDKWEDLKSVLLCGGGTKGAAVLVTTRVESVASVMGTCPAHHLSPLSEDDNWLLFKYHAFGSDKVERTELVAIGKEIVKKCGGSPLASKALGSLLRNKKEEIQWVNVLESKFWDILEDDAIIVRALKISYFNLKLSLRQCFAFCAIFPEDFRMEKEQLIHLWMANGLIKSKGKLEIEDVGNVAWEELCQRSFFQEVEIDELGRTTFKMHDLFHELAQSIMGEECRVYDESASLTNLSTRVHHVTCLKPEMEVNMDPFKKAESLRSMINLLPLDDHRNLNGLPPFNSLRALRTNASQLSALKSLTHLRYLNLRRSGITTLPKCVSRLQKLQILKLEDCLNLSCLPKHVTQLKDLRHLLIEECHSLVEMPPTIGELKCLRTLNLFIVDKKAGYGLSELRDLQLGGKLHIKGIENVINEGDARDANLSAKKKLEKLYLSWGSSDSRFGANAERILEALEPPSNLKSFGMNGYSGVELPSWMQNTSILSSLVMVILYDCKNCKHLPPLGKLPHLTVLYISGMKDVKYIDEHSYDGVDEKAFKSLKDLTLSKLPNLEGMVQDKRVEMLPLLSSINVSCVPKIKLPLLPSLEHICIEGTESDSDHGDSEDMALSFPEAIVENMHRVKVLHIKHFPTLKALPHELGSLNSLQELELYYFDRLESFSENVVQGLGSLRTLIIGCCKELKSLSEGVRHLTCLERLDIIYCPKLVTLPSSMNQLVSLRHSYIYSCDTLPEGLQHVPSLQSLDARNLHSIPEWLGDLTSLQKLQLQCEGLRSLPSSFRNLTNLRELSIGGCHKELQKRCTRVTGEDWQNIAHIPQFKLFPIRQETFSDKIRSKWRSWQLRRDRRHHHFAEADTFDYLVERLFHWYKM; via the exons ATGTGCATAGCATTCAGTCCAACATCTGAGCTTTCATTCGTTCTAGCTTTTCAAATGGCTGAATCTCTACTTCAAATGGTGATTGAAAACTTGCAAGCTTTTGTTCAGGACGAGCTTGCAACTCTTTGGGGCGTCCATTCGCAGATTCAAGAGCTGTCAGGGAACCTTGCTGCAATCCATGCAGTGCTCCAAGATGCTGAAGAGAAGCAGATCAGAGAGCGTGCTGTGAAGCTTTGGCTGCAGAAGCTTTCAGATGCAGCACACGTGCTTGATGATATCTTAGATGAATGTTCAATAGAGTCCAACCGTCTACACAGTGAGCAGTGCTTAACTCGTCTTGATCCTGTGACGATTATGTTTCGTCGAGACATCGGTAAGAGGATGAAAGAGATGGTTGACAGGTTTCGTCAAATTGATGAAGAAAGGAGAAGGTTTGAATTGCGTGGAAGAGTTCCAGAGAGGCAACAAGAAGATGAAGCATGGCGCCAGACATGTTCTGGTATCACGGAGCACAATATCTATGGAAGGGAGCAAGACACAGAAAATATTGTGGAGTTTCTTTCAAGGAGTGCTGATAGCAGTAACAACCTCTCTGTTTATCCAATTGTTGGCATGGGGGGCCTTGGAAAAACAACTCTTGTCCGATGGGTTTACAATGACAAGAAGGTAATTGAACATTTCGATCTGAGAATTTGGGTTTGTGTTTCCACTGAATTCAATACCATGAGAATTCTAGAGTCCATTGTGGAATCTATAAGTGGACATAACCCAAACCTCTCTACTTTAGAAGCACTGAAAAACAAAGTTCAAGAAATACTGCTAGGCAAAAGGTATTTACTTGTTCTAGACGATATGTGGAGCACGGACAAATGGGAGGACTTGAAGTCTGTTTTGCTTTGCGGAGGTGGGACAAAAGGTGCTGCAGTTTTGGTCACTACCCGAGTTGAGAGTGTTGCATCTGTCATGGGAACATGCCCTGCTCATCACTTGTCACCATTATCCGAGGATGACAATTGGTTATTGTTCAAATACCATGCATTTGGATCAGACAAAGTGGAGCGCACAGAGCTTGTGGCAATAGGCAAGGAGATTGTAAAGAAATGTGGTGGTTCCCCTCTTGCATCTAAAGCACTTGGAAGCCTTTTGCGCAATAAAAAGGAGGAAATACAGTGGGTGAATGTATTGGAAAGTAAGTTTTGGGACATACTTGAGGATGATGCTATTATTGTACGTGCTTTGAAAATCAGCTACTTCAATTTGAAGTTGTCATTAAGACAATGCTTTGCTTTCTGTGCCATTTTCCCCGAAGATTTTCGAATGGAAAAGGAACAACTTATTCATCTTTGGATGGCCAATGGTTTGATCAAATCCAAAGGGAAGTTGGAGATTGAGGATGTTGGTAATGTGGCTTGGGAGGAATTATGTCAGAGATCATTTTTCCAAGAAGTTGAGATTGATGAATTGGGAAGAACTACATTCAAGATGCATGATTTATTTCATGAACTTGCCCAATCCATAATGGGAGAAGAGTGCAGAGTTTATGATGAGTCTGCAAGCTTGACCAATTTGTCTACAAGGGTCCACCATGTCACTTGTTTAAAACCAGAGATGGAGGTAAACATGGATCCCTTCAAGAAAGCTGAATCCTTGAGGAGTATGATTAATCTTCTTCCATTAGATGATCATCGCAATCTTAATGGGTTGCCACCATTCAATTCTCTCCGTGCACTACGTACAAATGCTTCTCAACTCTCAGCACTGAAGAGTTTAACGCATTTGAGGTACCTAAATCTGCGTAGGAGTGGTATCACAACACTGCCTAAATGTGTTTCGAGGTTACAAAAATTGCAGATTCTGAAGTTAGAAGACTGTCTAAATCTTTCTTGTTTGCCCAAACACGTAACACAATTGAAGGATCTTAGACATCTCCTAATTGAAGAATGTCATTCATTAGTAGAGATGCCTCCGACTATCGGCGAGTTGAAATGTTTGAGAACATTGAATCTTTTTATTGTGGATAAAAAGGCAGGGTATGGGTTGTCAGAGTTACGTGATTTACAGCTTGGAGGCAAACTACACATCAAGGGGATTGAAAATGTCATAAACGAGGGTGATGCTAGAGATGCTAATTTGAGTGCTAAGAAGAAGTTGGAAAAGTTATACCTGTCATGGGGCTCCTCTGATTCAAGGTTTGGTGCCAATGCTGAGAGAATACTTGAAGCCCTTGAGCCTCCCTCCAATCTCAAGAGTTTTGGGATGAATGGTTACAGCGGAGTAGAGTTGCCTAGCTGGATGCAAAATACTTCAATTCTTTCCAGCTTAGTTATGGTGATACTCTATGATTGCAAGAACTGCAAGCACCTTCCTCCGCTTGGTAAACTACCACATTTAACCGTTCTTTATATATCTGGAATGAAAGATGTGAAGTACATCGATGAGCACTCATATGATGGCGTGGATGAGAAGGCATTCAAATCGTTGAAGGACCTGACCTTATCAAAGTTGCCAAACTTGGAAGGGATGGTACAAGACAAAAGAGTAGAAATGCTTCCACTTCTTTCTAGCATAAACGTTTCTTGTGTTCCTAAGATTAAATTGCCACTCCTTCCATCTCTAGAGCACATTTGTATTGAAGGAACAGAGTCAGACTCTGATCATGGTGATAGCGAAGACATGGCTTTGTCTTTCCCGGAAGCTATTGTGGAGAATATGCATCGTGTTAAGGTCCTCCATATTAAACACTTTCCTACACTCAAGGCATTACCCCATGAACTAGGCAGCCTCAATTCACTACAAGAGTTAGAACTCTACTATTTTGATAGACTCGAGTCTTTTTCAGAGAACGTGGTGCAAGGTTTGGGTTCACTTCGAACTTTGATTATTGGTTGTTGTAAGGAACTGAAATCTTTGTCTGAAGGTGTGAGACATCTAACTTGTCTGGAGCGCCTTGATATCATATACTGTCCAAAGCTGGTGACTCTACCGAGTAGCATGAATCAGCTAGTTTCCCTTCGTCATAGTTACATCTATTCTTGTGATACATTGCCAGAAGGCTTACAACATGTCCCTTCCCTCCAAAGTTTGGATGCGCGTAACTTACATTCAATTCCTGAGTGGTTGGGGGACTTAACTTCTCTTCAAAAGTTACAACTCCAATGTGAGGGGTTAAGGTCACTGCCCAGTAGCTTCCGAAACCTGACAAACTTGCGTGAGCTATCTATTGGTGGGTGTCATAAGGAGCTGCAGAAGCGATGCACCAGAGTAACAGGAGAGGATTGGCAAAACATTGCTCACATCCCACAATTCAAATTGTTTCCCATTCGTCAAGAAACATTTTCCG ATAAAATCAGATCCAAATGGAGATCATGGCAGCTAAGAAGAGATCGACGTCATCATCATTTCGCTGAAGCTGATACATTTGACTATCTGGTTGAAAGGCTCTTTCATTGGTACAAAATGTGA
- the LOC107642398 gene encoding putative disease resistance protein RGA4 isoform X4: protein MCIAFSPTSELSFVLAFQMAESLLQMVIENLQAFVQDELATLWGVHSQIQELSGNLAAIHAVLQDAEEKQIRERAVKLWLQKLSDAAHVLDDILDECSIESNRLHSEQCLTRLDPVTIMFRRDIGKRMKEMVDRFRQIDEERRRFELRGRVPERQQEDEAWRQTCSGITEHNIYGREQDTENIVEFLSRSADSSNNLSVYPIVGMGGLGKTTLVRWVYNDKKVIEHFDLRIWVCVSTEFNTMRILESIVESISGHNPNLSTLEALKNKVQEILLGKRYLLVLDDMWSTDKWEDLKSVLLCGGGTKGAAVLVTTRVESVASVMGTCPAHHLSPLSEDDNWLLFKYHAFGSDKVERTELVAIGKEIVKKCGGSPLASKALGSLLRNKKEEIQWVNVLESKFWDILEDDAIIVRALKISYFNLKLSLRQCFAFCAIFPEDFRMEKEQLIHLWMANGLIKSKGKLEIEDVGNVAWEELCQRSFFQEVEIDELGRTTFKMHDLFHELAQSIMGEECRVYDESASLTNLSTRVHHVTCLKPEMEVNMDPFKKAESLRSMINLLPLDDHRNLNGLPPFNSLRALRTNASQLSALKSLTHLRYLNLRRSGITTLPKCVSRLQKLQILKLEDCLNLSCLPKHVTQLKDLRHLLIEECHSLVEMPPTIGELKCLRTLNLFIVDKKAGYGLSELRDLQLGGKLHIKGIENVINEGDARDANLSAKKKLEKLYLSWGSSDSRFGANAERILEALEPPSNLKSFGMNGYSGVELPSWMQNTSILSSLVMVILYDCKNCKHLPPLGKLPHLTVLYISGMKDVKYIDEHSYDGVDEKAFKSLKDLTLSKLPNLEGMVQDKRVEMLPLLSSINVSCVPKIKLPLLPSLEHICIEGTESDSDHGDSEDMALSFPEAIVENMHRVKVLHIKHFPTLKALPHELGSLNSLQELELYYFDRLESFSENVVQGLGSLRTLIIGCCKELKSLSEGVRHLTCLERLDIIYCPKLVTLPSSMNQLVSLRHSYIYSCDTLPEGLQHVPSLQSLDARNLHSIPEWLGDLTSLQKLQLQCEGLRSLPSSFRNLTNLRELSIGGCHKELQKRCTRVTGEDWQNIAHIPQFKLFPIRQETFSGIQDDILFAINMLNQQPLPFRQSSRDLWMPMNYSSNGIVFPYLPKRLP from the exons ATGTGCATAGCATTCAGTCCAACATCTGAGCTTTCATTCGTTCTAGCTTTTCAAATGGCTGAATCTCTACTTCAAATGGTGATTGAAAACTTGCAAGCTTTTGTTCAGGACGAGCTTGCAACTCTTTGGGGCGTCCATTCGCAGATTCAAGAGCTGTCAGGGAACCTTGCTGCAATCCATGCAGTGCTCCAAGATGCTGAAGAGAAGCAGATCAGAGAGCGTGCTGTGAAGCTTTGGCTGCAGAAGCTTTCAGATGCAGCACACGTGCTTGATGATATCTTAGATGAATGTTCAATAGAGTCCAACCGTCTACACAGTGAGCAGTGCTTAACTCGTCTTGATCCTGTGACGATTATGTTTCGTCGAGACATCGGTAAGAGGATGAAAGAGATGGTTGACAGGTTTCGTCAAATTGATGAAGAAAGGAGAAGGTTTGAATTGCGTGGAAGAGTTCCAGAGAGGCAACAAGAAGATGAAGCATGGCGCCAGACATGTTCTGGTATCACGGAGCACAATATCTATGGAAGGGAGCAAGACACAGAAAATATTGTGGAGTTTCTTTCAAGGAGTGCTGATAGCAGTAACAACCTCTCTGTTTATCCAATTGTTGGCATGGGGGGCCTTGGAAAAACAACTCTTGTCCGATGGGTTTACAATGACAAGAAGGTAATTGAACATTTCGATCTGAGAATTTGGGTTTGTGTTTCCACTGAATTCAATACCATGAGAATTCTAGAGTCCATTGTGGAATCTATAAGTGGACATAACCCAAACCTCTCTACTTTAGAAGCACTGAAAAACAAAGTTCAAGAAATACTGCTAGGCAAAAGGTATTTACTTGTTCTAGACGATATGTGGAGCACGGACAAATGGGAGGACTTGAAGTCTGTTTTGCTTTGCGGAGGTGGGACAAAAGGTGCTGCAGTTTTGGTCACTACCCGAGTTGAGAGTGTTGCATCTGTCATGGGAACATGCCCTGCTCATCACTTGTCACCATTATCCGAGGATGACAATTGGTTATTGTTCAAATACCATGCATTTGGATCAGACAAAGTGGAGCGCACAGAGCTTGTGGCAATAGGCAAGGAGATTGTAAAGAAATGTGGTGGTTCCCCTCTTGCATCTAAAGCACTTGGAAGCCTTTTGCGCAATAAAAAGGAGGAAATACAGTGGGTGAATGTATTGGAAAGTAAGTTTTGGGACATACTTGAGGATGATGCTATTATTGTACGTGCTTTGAAAATCAGCTACTTCAATTTGAAGTTGTCATTAAGACAATGCTTTGCTTTCTGTGCCATTTTCCCCGAAGATTTTCGAATGGAAAAGGAACAACTTATTCATCTTTGGATGGCCAATGGTTTGATCAAATCCAAAGGGAAGTTGGAGATTGAGGATGTTGGTAATGTGGCTTGGGAGGAATTATGTCAGAGATCATTTTTCCAAGAAGTTGAGATTGATGAATTGGGAAGAACTACATTCAAGATGCATGATTTATTTCATGAACTTGCCCAATCCATAATGGGAGAAGAGTGCAGAGTTTATGATGAGTCTGCAAGCTTGACCAATTTGTCTACAAGGGTCCACCATGTCACTTGTTTAAAACCAGAGATGGAGGTAAACATGGATCCCTTCAAGAAAGCTGAATCCTTGAGGAGTATGATTAATCTTCTTCCATTAGATGATCATCGCAATCTTAATGGGTTGCCACCATTCAATTCTCTCCGTGCACTACGTACAAATGCTTCTCAACTCTCAGCACTGAAGAGTTTAACGCATTTGAGGTACCTAAATCTGCGTAGGAGTGGTATCACAACACTGCCTAAATGTGTTTCGAGGTTACAAAAATTGCAGATTCTGAAGTTAGAAGACTGTCTAAATCTTTCTTGTTTGCCCAAACACGTAACACAATTGAAGGATCTTAGACATCTCCTAATTGAAGAATGTCATTCATTAGTAGAGATGCCTCCGACTATCGGCGAGTTGAAATGTTTGAGAACATTGAATCTTTTTATTGTGGATAAAAAGGCAGGGTATGGGTTGTCAGAGTTACGTGATTTACAGCTTGGAGGCAAACTACACATCAAGGGGATTGAAAATGTCATAAACGAGGGTGATGCTAGAGATGCTAATTTGAGTGCTAAGAAGAAGTTGGAAAAGTTATACCTGTCATGGGGCTCCTCTGATTCAAGGTTTGGTGCCAATGCTGAGAGAATACTTGAAGCCCTTGAGCCTCCCTCCAATCTCAAGAGTTTTGGGATGAATGGTTACAGCGGAGTAGAGTTGCCTAGCTGGATGCAAAATACTTCAATTCTTTCCAGCTTAGTTATGGTGATACTCTATGATTGCAAGAACTGCAAGCACCTTCCTCCGCTTGGTAAACTACCACATTTAACCGTTCTTTATATATCTGGAATGAAAGATGTGAAGTACATCGATGAGCACTCATATGATGGCGTGGATGAGAAGGCATTCAAATCGTTGAAGGACCTGACCTTATCAAAGTTGCCAAACTTGGAAGGGATGGTACAAGACAAAAGAGTAGAAATGCTTCCACTTCTTTCTAGCATAAACGTTTCTTGTGTTCCTAAGATTAAATTGCCACTCCTTCCATCTCTAGAGCACATTTGTATTGAAGGAACAGAGTCAGACTCTGATCATGGTGATAGCGAAGACATGGCTTTGTCTTTCCCGGAAGCTATTGTGGAGAATATGCATCGTGTTAAGGTCCTCCATATTAAACACTTTCCTACACTCAAGGCATTACCCCATGAACTAGGCAGCCTCAATTCACTACAAGAGTTAGAACTCTACTATTTTGATAGACTCGAGTCTTTTTCAGAGAACGTGGTGCAAGGTTTGGGTTCACTTCGAACTTTGATTATTGGTTGTTGTAAGGAACTGAAATCTTTGTCTGAAGGTGTGAGACATCTAACTTGTCTGGAGCGCCTTGATATCATATACTGTCCAAAGCTGGTGACTCTACCGAGTAGCATGAATCAGCTAGTTTCCCTTCGTCATAGTTACATCTATTCTTGTGATACATTGCCAGAAGGCTTACAACATGTCCCTTCCCTCCAAAGTTTGGATGCGCGTAACTTACATTCAATTCCTGAGTGGTTGGGGGACTTAACTTCTCTTCAAAAGTTACAACTCCAATGTGAGGGGTTAAGGTCACTGCCCAGTAGCTTCCGAAACCTGACAAACTTGCGTGAGCTATCTATTGGTGGGTGTCATAAGGAGCTGCAGAAGCGATGCACCAGAGTAACAGGAGAGGATTGGCAAAACATTGCTCACATCCCACAATTCAAATTGTTTCCCATTCGTCAAGAAACATTTTCCG GAATACAGGATGATATCCTTTTTGCCATAAATATGTTGAATCAACAGCCGCTTCCATTTAGGCAAAGCTCAAGAGATTTATGGATGCCAATGAATTacagctcaaatggcatagtctttccatacttacctaagag ATTGCCCTGA
- the LOC107642398 gene encoding putative disease resistance protein RGA1 isoform X6, translating into MFRRDIGKRMKEMVDRFRQIDEERRRFELRGRVPERQQEDEAWRQTCSGITEHNIYGREQDTENIVEFLSRSADSSNNLSVYPIVGMGGLGKTTLVRWVYNDKKVIEHFDLRIWVCVSTEFNTMRILESIVESISGHNPNLSTLEALKNKVQEILLGKRYLLVLDDMWSTDKWEDLKSVLLCGGGTKGAAVLVTTRVESVASVMGTCPAHHLSPLSEDDNWLLFKYHAFGSDKVERTELVAIGKEIVKKCGGSPLASKALGSLLRNKKEEIQWVNVLESKFWDILEDDAIIVRALKISYFNLKLSLRQCFAFCAIFPEDFRMEKEQLIHLWMANGLIKSKGKLEIEDVGNVAWEELCQRSFFQEVEIDELGRTTFKMHDLFHELAQSIMGEECRVYDESASLTNLSTRVHHVTCLKPEMEVNMDPFKKAESLRSMINLLPLDDHRNLNGLPPFNSLRALRTNASQLSALKSLTHLRYLNLRRSGITTLPKCVSRLQKLQILKLEDCLNLSCLPKHVTQLKDLRHLLIEECHSLVEMPPTIGELKCLRTLNLFIVDKKAGYGLSELRDLQLGGKLHIKGIENVINEGDARDANLSAKKKLEKLYLSWGSSDSRFGANAERILEALEPPSNLKSFGMNGYSGVELPSWMQNTSILSSLVMVILYDCKNCKHLPPLGKLPHLTVLYISGMKDVKYIDEHSYDGVDEKAFKSLKDLTLSKLPNLEGMVQDKRVEMLPLLSSINVSCVPKIKLPLLPSLEHICIEGTESDSDHGDSEDMALSFPEAIVENMHRVKVLHIKHFPTLKALPHELGSLNSLQELELYYFDRLESFSENVVQGLGSLRTLIIGCCKELKSLSEGVRHLTCLERLDIIYCPKLVTLPSSMNQLVSLRHSYIYSCDTLPEGLQHVPSLQSLDARNLHSIPEWLGDLTSLQKLQLQCEGLRSLPSSFRNLTNLRELSIGGCHKELQKRCTRVTGEDWQNIAHIPQFKLFPIRQETFSGIQDDILFAINMLNQQPLPFRQSSRDLWMPMNYSSNGIVFPYLPKRSRVRVSLSLGFSLWGEVLAQVIAIATCGLIFAECDVLIIAWFQFPIMALYIQLHTLAMQLA; encoded by the exons ATGTTTCGTCGAGACATCGGTAAGAGGATGAAAGAGATGGTTGACAGGTTTCGTCAAATTGATGAAGAAAGGAGAAGGTTTGAATTGCGTGGAAGAGTTCCAGAGAGGCAACAAGAAGATGAAGCATGGCGCCAGACATGTTCTGGTATCACGGAGCACAATATCTATGGAAGGGAGCAAGACACAGAAAATATTGTGGAGTTTCTTTCAAGGAGTGCTGATAGCAGTAACAACCTCTCTGTTTATCCAATTGTTGGCATGGGGGGCCTTGGAAAAACAACTCTTGTCCGATGGGTTTACAATGACAAGAAGGTAATTGAACATTTCGATCTGAGAATTTGGGTTTGTGTTTCCACTGAATTCAATACCATGAGAATTCTAGAGTCCATTGTGGAATCTATAAGTGGACATAACCCAAACCTCTCTACTTTAGAAGCACTGAAAAACAAAGTTCAAGAAATACTGCTAGGCAAAAGGTATTTACTTGTTCTAGACGATATGTGGAGCACGGACAAATGGGAGGACTTGAAGTCTGTTTTGCTTTGCGGAGGTGGGACAAAAGGTGCTGCAGTTTTGGTCACTACCCGAGTTGAGAGTGTTGCATCTGTCATGGGAACATGCCCTGCTCATCACTTGTCACCATTATCCGAGGATGACAATTGGTTATTGTTCAAATACCATGCATTTGGATCAGACAAAGTGGAGCGCACAGAGCTTGTGGCAATAGGCAAGGAGATTGTAAAGAAATGTGGTGGTTCCCCTCTTGCATCTAAAGCACTTGGAAGCCTTTTGCGCAATAAAAAGGAGGAAATACAGTGGGTGAATGTATTGGAAAGTAAGTTTTGGGACATACTTGAGGATGATGCTATTATTGTACGTGCTTTGAAAATCAGCTACTTCAATTTGAAGTTGTCATTAAGACAATGCTTTGCTTTCTGTGCCATTTTCCCCGAAGATTTTCGAATGGAAAAGGAACAACTTATTCATCTTTGGATGGCCAATGGTTTGATCAAATCCAAAGGGAAGTTGGAGATTGAGGATGTTGGTAATGTGGCTTGGGAGGAATTATGTCAGAGATCATTTTTCCAAGAAGTTGAGATTGATGAATTGGGAAGAACTACATTCAAGATGCATGATTTATTTCATGAACTTGCCCAATCCATAATGGGAGAAGAGTGCAGAGTTTATGATGAGTCTGCAAGCTTGACCAATTTGTCTACAAGGGTCCACCATGTCACTTGTTTAAAACCAGAGATGGAGGTAAACATGGATCCCTTCAAGAAAGCTGAATCCTTGAGGAGTATGATTAATCTTCTTCCATTAGATGATCATCGCAATCTTAATGGGTTGCCACCATTCAATTCTCTCCGTGCACTACGTACAAATGCTTCTCAACTCTCAGCACTGAAGAGTTTAACGCATTTGAGGTACCTAAATCTGCGTAGGAGTGGTATCACAACACTGCCTAAATGTGTTTCGAGGTTACAAAAATTGCAGATTCTGAAGTTAGAAGACTGTCTAAATCTTTCTTGTTTGCCCAAACACGTAACACAATTGAAGGATCTTAGACATCTCCTAATTGAAGAATGTCATTCATTAGTAGAGATGCCTCCGACTATCGGCGAGTTGAAATGTTTGAGAACATTGAATCTTTTTATTGTGGATAAAAAGGCAGGGTATGGGTTGTCAGAGTTACGTGATTTACAGCTTGGAGGCAAACTACACATCAAGGGGATTGAAAATGTCATAAACGAGGGTGATGCTAGAGATGCTAATTTGAGTGCTAAGAAGAAGTTGGAAAAGTTATACCTGTCATGGGGCTCCTCTGATTCAAGGTTTGGTGCCAATGCTGAGAGAATACTTGAAGCCCTTGAGCCTCCCTCCAATCTCAAGAGTTTTGGGATGAATGGTTACAGCGGAGTAGAGTTGCCTAGCTGGATGCAAAATACTTCAATTCTTTCCAGCTTAGTTATGGTGATACTCTATGATTGCAAGAACTGCAAGCACCTTCCTCCGCTTGGTAAACTACCACATTTAACCGTTCTTTATATATCTGGAATGAAAGATGTGAAGTACATCGATGAGCACTCATATGATGGCGTGGATGAGAAGGCATTCAAATCGTTGAAGGACCTGACCTTATCAAAGTTGCCAAACTTGGAAGGGATGGTACAAGACAAAAGAGTAGAAATGCTTCCACTTCTTTCTAGCATAAACGTTTCTTGTGTTCCTAAGATTAAATTGCCACTCCTTCCATCTCTAGAGCACATTTGTATTGAAGGAACAGAGTCAGACTCTGATCATGGTGATAGCGAAGACATGGCTTTGTCTTTCCCGGAAGCTATTGTGGAGAATATGCATCGTGTTAAGGTCCTCCATATTAAACACTTTCCTACACTCAAGGCATTACCCCATGAACTAGGCAGCCTCAATTCACTACAAGAGTTAGAACTCTACTATTTTGATAGACTCGAGTCTTTTTCAGAGAACGTGGTGCAAGGTTTGGGTTCACTTCGAACTTTGATTATTGGTTGTTGTAAGGAACTGAAATCTTTGTCTGAAGGTGTGAGACATCTAACTTGTCTGGAGCGCCTTGATATCATATACTGTCCAAAGCTGGTGACTCTACCGAGTAGCATGAATCAGCTAGTTTCCCTTCGTCATAGTTACATCTATTCTTGTGATACATTGCCAGAAGGCTTACAACATGTCCCTTCCCTCCAAAGTTTGGATGCGCGTAACTTACATTCAATTCCTGAGTGGTTGGGGGACTTAACTTCTCTTCAAAAGTTACAACTCCAATGTGAGGGGTTAAGGTCACTGCCCAGTAGCTTCCGAAACCTGACAAACTTGCGTGAGCTATCTATTGGTGGGTGTCATAAGGAGCTGCAGAAGCGATGCACCAGAGTAACAGGAGAGGATTGGCAAAACATTGCTCACATCCCACAATTCAAATTGTTTCCCATTCGTCAAGAAACATTTTCCG GAATACAGGATGATATCCTTTTTGCCATAAATATGTTGAATCAACAGCCGCTTCCATTTAGGCAAAGCTCAAGAGATTTATGGATGCCAATGAATTacagctcaaatggcatagtctttccatacttacctaagaggtcgcgggttcgagtttctctatctttg gGGTTCAGCCTATGGGGGGAAGTATTGGCACAAGTGATTGCTATCGCGACTTGTGGCCTCATATTTGCAGAATGTGATGTTTTAATCATAGCATGGTTCCAATTTCCAATCATGGCCTTGTATATTCAACTTCATACGCTTGCAATGCAGCTGGCTTGA